The Cucumis melo cultivar AY chromosome 6, USDA_Cmelo_AY_1.0, whole genome shotgun sequence genome includes a region encoding these proteins:
- the LOC103496861 gene encoding uncharacterized protein LOC103496861 isoform X2, with translation MSEHIKEAERVDGDGHVGSEESMSSSRKEEVIKKKYGGIVPKKPPLISKDHERAYFDSADWALGKQGVEKPKGPLEALRPKLQPTQQQTRYRKSPCAPSDGEDGGTAQNEYATSNE, from the exons ATGTCTGAGCATATCAAAGAGGCAGAACGAGTGGATGGAGATGGACATGTTGGATCTGAAGAATCTATGTCGTCATCTCGTAAAGAG GAagttataaagaaaaaatatggagGAATTGTTCCCAAGAAGCCACCACTTATTTCTAAG GATCATGAACGTGCTTATTTTGATTCTGCTGATTGGGCATTGGGAAAG CAAGGTGTTGAGAAGCCTAAAGGACCTTTAGAAGCTCTTCGGCCGAAATTACAG CCAACACAACAGCAAACACGATACAGGAAGTCTCCTTGTGCTCCATCAGATGGTGAAG ATGGAGGAACTGCTCAAAATGAATATGCAACTTCGAATGAATGA
- the LOC103496861 gene encoding uncharacterized protein LOC103496861 isoform X1, with protein MSEHIKEAERVDGDGHVGSEESMSSSRKEEEVIKKKYGGIVPKKPPLISKDHERAYFDSADWALGKQGVEKPKGPLEALRPKLQPTQQQTRYRKSPCAPSDGEDGGTAQNEYATSNE; from the exons ATGTCTGAGCATATCAAAGAGGCAGAACGAGTGGATGGAGATGGACATGTTGGATCTGAAGAATCTATGTCGTCATCTCGTAAAGAG GAGGAagttataaagaaaaaatatggagGAATTGTTCCCAAGAAGCCACCACTTATTTCTAAG GATCATGAACGTGCTTATTTTGATTCTGCTGATTGGGCATTGGGAAAG CAAGGTGTTGAGAAGCCTAAAGGACCTTTAGAAGCTCTTCGGCCGAAATTACAG CCAACACAACAGCAAACACGATACAGGAAGTCTCCTTGTGCTCCATCAGATGGTGAAG ATGGAGGAACTGCTCAAAATGAATATGCAACTTCGAATGAATGA